From the Planctomycetota bacterium genome, the window GTTGTTGCCGGAACCATGAATGCGGTAATCACGGCCGGTAATATTTTCCACCCCCGCCGAGATATTAAAGTATTTATTTAGCCTGGTTCCTCCTTTAAGATTATAAATCGTGTAGCCGGGCGTGCCGTCCGGTGGTATTCTTTGCGTATCCAGTTTATCCAAAGGAGATAATCTATCCTGCCGGTCGGCTATCTTAACCATGCCTTCAAGCCATGTTTTACTATCAACATTTTCCCATCGGCCGCCAAAGGTAAATGCCGGAGGCGGTATTTTGGACATGGGTTTTTCTTCTTTAACCAAGGCCGAGGTCGGATAAGTATCCACCGCGCCTCTCTGGCAACCGGCGCCGGCAAAAATACTCCACTGGTTATCTATCTCGTATTTCCCGCTTAATTCGCCGCCGTAAATAAAGCCGTCCCCGATATTCGCTTTTTGCACCTCGTTCTTGCCGCTGACGACATTACCGGTCGGATAACGGACAATCATATCCTTGATATTGGTATGGAAAACCGCGCCTTGTACGCTGAATGTTTCGTATCTTGCCTTGGCTCCGGTTTCTATGGTGGTAAAATATTCCGGCTTCAATCCGGGAGAAGGCATTTCTATCTCATTGGAAAGCGCGATATCCAGCCGTGACAGGTCGGAAAGGTTCGGCGCCCTGAACCCCTGGGAAACACCGCCGAATATATTCCAATTCTCATTCGCTAAGTATGCCAGGCGCAAATTACCCACCAAACTGCTCCAGTTATCTTCCAGGGAAATCTGCTTCTTTGTATTCGGGTCGTAACCCTTATCCGCAGAGACATCAACCTTGGTATAACGCGTGCCGGCGGTCACTGTCATCTTTTGCGTCAGCGCGTATTCATCCTGGATATAAACGCCGCCCATATCATACGTGGCGTTATCCGCGATTGAGCCCTGGATTCCAATCGATTCCAATGTACCGTCGGATTTGTAATTTCGGGCAAAGGAATTGGCGTTGTCGCGGTAAAACTCCACGCCGTAACTGAGGTAACCCAAAGAAGACTTACATTCAGCCTGCGCAAAGAACCCGGCTGTGCCGATGGTAAAGCCCTGCGTCTCTATTTTATCATTGGAACGCAGGCGGAACTGCTCCTCATCCTGCGCCTGGTAAGAAAAGCTGAATTTCGCCTTGTCTCCCATCCAGCCGGCTTCATCCTTATGATATTGGACGTAAAAAAGCTCTCTGGCATGGTCCAATGAACGCTCCTTATCCGTTCCGATGGCTGTCCCACGCCATGATATGCCGTAAACGGTCGAATGCGTGCGCCAGGCATCCGGCTGGGTAACCTTTTGGTAAACCAGGACCAGCTTATCGACTGAAGATAATTTATAATCCAGCCTGATATCATAATCATTTTCCCGATAGCCTGTTTCGGGTTGTAAACCGACATACCTGCCTCCGGCGAGGTCGCCAAAATCCTTGCCTGAAGCTCCGGCAATAAACGACAACGATTTATTGACTGTGTATGACGATTCCAATCTTGTTACGGCTGATTTATCCGCACTTGAATAACGCTGAACCATCCGGCCATGCCATCCATCTTTCTCTGGGACGGGAGTCAGGGCATTGACCGCGCCGCCGATTGAATCGCTCCCGTAAAGGACGGAAGAAGGGCCTTTGACTATTTCCAGTTGTCCGATGGTAAAAGAATCAACCGTATTCCAATATTCATTCGGCCCATCGCGGAAGGCGGAGTTATTCAAACGGACACCGTCTATCATAAAAAGGGTGCGGAAGCCGGTAAACCCGCGCAGGAACGGGGCGCCCTGCCCCTGCGAGGTCTTCTGGACGGTGATTGAGGGGTCGGATGAAAATATTTCGGGGGTCGTCCGGCTCATCTGTTGGTTCTGGATTTCCTCTGCGCTAATAACCTCAGCGATATAAGGCGACTCCAAAACCTTCTCCTCATGGCGCGAGGCGGTCACGATTATCTCATCGGCTTCCTCGCGTTTGACCCCTATAGTTTCTGAATCATCAGCTAAGGCAACCGGAATACAAGGAGTTATCACCACAAAGGCGCAAAGGGCACCAAGAAATACATGCTTCATAATAAATTTTCCTTTATTTAACATTACCTATATAAGCGCAGGGAACGGGGAAAAGGTTCGGTCCGATAAATAGAATTTTAGTTTTTGTTTATGGGGTAGACTGGCTCGCACCATGGAGCATAGTAGTTATTATAATGGGGTCGGGTAGCTTTTAGAATGGGGTCTGGTAGCTCTTACCTATACGTATTATAGCTTTTAGAATGGAGTCAGGTAGCTTTTACCTATATGTATTATAACTTTTAGGGGTGAGTAATATAGCTTTTACCCGTATGTATTATGGCTTTTAGAGGGGAGTAATATAGCCTTTACCCGTATGTATTATAGCCTTTAAGATGGGGTCGGGTAGCTTTTATAATGGAGTCTGGTAGCCTTTAGGGGGGTGTATACCCGCCCCCTCCGCTACGTTGCGGGGGCTATAGCCCCCATTTTAATTCATTACGGGGACGCCTGATTCTAATATATAAGTAGGAAAGCCCCGACATTCGTCGGGATGCCGATTGATTATAAGATTGAATAGCAAGGACAGCCCCTTCGTCTGAAACCAGCTTATATTGAGTTTAGGGTGCTCCTCTATATATGGGGTAGGGTGGGGAGGCGGCTCTAAAAGCTATCCCAAACGGCTCCAAGAGTTATCCCAAGCGGCTCGAAGAGCTACCCCGAACGGCTCCAAGAGTTACGGGAAACTGCACCAAAGGGTATGGAAAGCGACTCCAAGAATCCCGGGGAGCGGCTCCAAAATCCCTATGGAACGGCACCTAAAGGTATAGGGAACGGCTTTAAAAGGGCTGGGAACCCGCACCTAAATCTATCCGGGACTGCACGAAGAGGTATGGGGTACGGCTCCAAAAAGTATCCCGACCGGCACCTTAAAAATCAGGTAATCGGATTTACCCAGTTCCAGGGACAGTTTCAGGAACGCTTTACTTAATCCATAATTCGGCATGCTGTCCCCAGCGAACTTTTACTTTTATTATAAGTTATGGTAAATTTACCGTATCACCCTCTTTATACGCTTTGGTCATTTCTATACCATTAACCTTATAGGTAATAATTCCTTTTTTAGGCACATTAATATGAGGGTCGCCTTTAAGATTATTATCAACCTTCATAACCAATTTCCCGTTTTTTATATGCCCACGAGCAATATCGGTTATGTCAAGAGTTTTATCCGACGTACCATAAGTTGCCCTTATAATCTCAAATGGCTCTATAGAACTTGTTTTAGCAAAAGATTTTACTTCGCCAGAAGTTGCAATCTTTTTTATAGTTGTATCTCTTTGGAGGAAGAAATAAATGGTAAGTAATAAAAATAGCACTCCAACAATCAAAAAAAGCCAGATCAATAAACTTAAAGCACCTGTTTCTTTAGCAATAAAAACAGAAACGAATCCCCCCAGTCCTAGTGAACAAAATAGCATAAAAATATCACCTAATACGCTCTTGCTTTTAATATCATTCAAATCATTCTCTGTTACCAAATAATAAATCACTTCTCGTTCTTTAATAGTCGTTTTAATTAGTTCGTTTGTATTATTAGTATTCATTTTATTCTCCTCCTATGTTAATAGTCAAATATTTTACTTCGTACTCCGAAGACATGTTTTTTAAGTGCTTATCCTCCCCGCCAAAAGCGGGGCGGATAACTTAAATTTATTAAAGTCTTCGCATATTTAATTGTTCTTTAAACTTCAATACTTTTTCCCTTTCTTATTGTAGTCTTCGGAGTAGAATTATTGTCGGTGAACACCATCCTCCTATTCAGGCTCCCCGATATTCATCGGGGGCCTATGGTGACTATTCGGTTACAGGTCCAGTTAATCTCCTTCTCGGGGTCAATTAAGCCCCATACAAAAATGCAACCTATAACCTATCTACTCCAGACCACGGTTTTATTATACCAATGATCCAAAGTTTCCACCAACCTATTTGGCTATTATCGTATCATCTCCTTTGTAATATATACACTCACAGTTCCAAAGACACCATACCGATTGGTTTAATTGCAGGTAGAATATCACAATTACTAGGAATGTCAAGGGAAAAAGATTAAGGTTAAGGAAAAGGCTGAGGGTTTTGGAGGTGATTTTTATTTGATTAGCCCCGGCGGGATTGTTTTAATGTCCGTCAATGAGCAATACGCCTGACGACATCCAATTAATGGCGCTGGTAAAAGACGGCAATCTTGACGCCTTCCGCCAGATTATGGAGCGCCACCAGAATTCCTTACTGAACTTTTTCCGGCGTTCGGGCGCTGATATATATAGGGCCGAAGATTGCGTCCAGGAGACCTTTATAAAGCTCTATAATTACAGGAGGAAATATAAGGCGACTGCTAAGTTTACCACGTTTTTGTATACGCTGGCAAGGCATAGCTGGGCGGATGAATGCAGGAAGAATAAATTCCGCCACAGAGACACCCCCTACCTTCGGTATGGGACTCCCTATTATTCGGGTGTCCCCGAAGCGAAGCGGAGCGGGGCAGAGGACACTGAGGCAATATCGGATTCTAAACAGGATTGTTCGGATAAGAAACTGGATATAGAGATGGCTCTGGGAAAACTATCGGATAAGTTGAGAGAAACAATAATATTAAACGTTTACCAGGGGCTTGATTACCAGGAGATTGCCGAGGTCTTGGAAATCCCACTGGGTACGGTGAAGTCGAGGATGTCTGCGGCGTTTGAGGAGTTAAGAAAAATTTTAGGAGAGGATGAACACGAATGACACTAATGGGACGAATACCACGAATATAAATTCTTATTAGTGTAATTCGCTCTTATTCGTCCTATTCGTGTTAATCTTTTAATCTCTCGGAGGAATAAATATGAAATGCAAATGGCAAGATGAAATAATCGCTTATCTTCAGAATGAGCTGGATGAGGCACCCGGGATTAGCTTTGAGCAACACCTTAAAGGCTGCCCGGATTGCTCTAAAAGGCTAGATGATTACCGACAAATCAACCAAAAGCTAAAGTGCGTGCCTCAAGATACTGTAAAAGGGAATATTCAGGAAAAGGTGTTGGCGGCTATTAAGTCACAACCTTCAACAAAACCCCAACTTCGTCGGGACAACTTAACACACCCCGTCCCTTCGGGACACCCCTCTCAAGAGGGGATTTTCCCACAAGTCCCCTCTAAAAAGAGGGGATTCAGGGGTGTGTTTATGTTTTCCTCTATCTCAAGCAAATCGTCAACATTTTTACGTTTGGTAATCGCGGCCGGTATTTTACTTCTGCTGGGCGCAGGGATTTTTATCTTAAGCCAATCACGGGAAATAAAACCCGTTATCCAAAACACCCCTGCCTGTGCTACGGCAGACAGGCCTGCCAATAGCGAAACCATCACCAAGGCATTGGACTGGCTGGCTAACAATCAGGACGAAACGGGCAAGTGGCCCGCGGAGAAATGGGGAGGCGATAAGCAATACGAAATCGCCCTGACTGGGCTTTCAATCATGGCATTGGACGGAGCCGAGCCCAACTTAAGAAAGAGATACGTTCCTAATATCGATAAAGGAATAAAATACCTGATTGACCGGCAGTCAGCGGATGGAAGCTTCGGACCAAAGTTTACCGGGACGCCTTATAACCACGGCATCGCCACGGTCTGTCTCTTGGAAAACTACGCCCTGAGTAAAGATAATAAATTAAAAGCTCCTGTTAATGGAGCGCTAAACTATATCTCATGGACTCAAAAAGCAGACGGCGGCTGGGGATATCTGGCAAGCCAGGACGAACTGCCCAATACGGCTGTTTCTTTCTGGTCTATCCATGCGTTGCTCCTGGCTAATTCCATGGACTTCGGCGATTTAACGCCCTCAATCAAAAAGGGATTCGAGTGGCTCTCCGGCATCTCGGATGAGACAGGCCGGCCGGGCTACAGCAAGACATCAGAATTCCCATACGGCGCTGAGACGCTTTCGGCGATGACGGCTTTCTGCTACACTTACGGAGGGGAGAAGTATTTGCCGGATAAAGAGAAATACCGGAAGCTATTCAATTACCTGTCAGTTGAAACGACCGCGTCAAACGAAGTGAATTATTACCGCTCGTATTTCATGTCATACGTCCGGCATCCGTCCATGGATGCGTGGCGCAATAACCTCTTTGCCACTTTGTCCAAAACGCAATGCCAGGCCGATATTTTAACAGGCAGTTGGGACCCATCGGATAAATGGGGCGAGGTGGGCGGCAGGGTTTATACGACAGCCTTGGCATCGCTTTCGCTTGAGGCAACGACGCGGGGAGAACGGCTGAAGAACCAGTTCACTACAAGGTAAATAGTTTCCGCCACAGAGGCACAGAGGTCACCGAGTGAGAGACAAATTGTTTAATTCTCCACGCCTCAGCGGTTATATTTGTATCAAATCTCCGATTGACGCCTTGACGATATTCCAGAGCGGGACCCAATATACGCCCAGGGCCAGAACCGGAATTACAAAGATGACCAGGAGGATTGAATAGTATAAAGAAACGCGTGACGGCAATCCAGCCGCCTCGGACGGTGTTTCCAGGAACATGGCTCTAATCACACGGGCATAATAATATAACGCGATAACGCTGTTCATCGCTCCGATTACGGCAAGCCAATACCAGACGTTTATTCCCAGATAATACCAGCCTGTCTCAAGCAAGGCTTTTTCTATAACGGCCTTGAAAATATACAGTTTGCCGATAAATCCGGCCAGCGGAGGCAATCCGGTTAAAGAAAATAAGAATATTGCCATAATGATACCGACCAAAGGCATCCTCCAGCCAAGCCCGCGATATTCCTTTATATCCGCACTGCCTGTTTTTTCCTCTACGGCAATAACCACCAAAAACGCCCCTAAATTCATAAAGAAATACACCACGAAATAGAGGATAACCGCTTCCCATCCTTCCCGCGTGGATAAAACAACACCCATCAGCATATAGCCGCAATGGGCAATGCTGGAATATGCGAGCAGGCGTTTAAGGTTTGTCTGTTTAAGCGCCCCTAAATTACCCACAACCATGGTGAGAATGCTTATTACAATCAGCATCGGCTGCCAGACAAACGCGACATTAAACATAGTAGGCCCGGACGGTTCGAATAAAATCGATAAAAACCTGATAAGTATGGCAAAACCTGCCGCCTTGGGCCCGACCGACAAGAAAGCGGTAATCGGGGTGGGAGCGCCTTCGTATACATCCGGACACCACATATGGAAAGGCACAGCGGCAATTTTGTAACCGAATCCGACCAATATCAAAAGCGTAATCGTTATCAACAGCGGGCTCGTTGAAGCGCCGCTGAGATATTGCCTGATTGCCATAAAGTTCGTGCTTCCGGCAACCCCATAAAGCAGTGACATACCGTAAATCATTATGCCGGAGGCAATCGCCCCGTAAATGACGTATTTCAAACCGGCCTCGCTCGACTTGCTGTTGCCTTTGACAAATGAAGTCAGGATGTAAGAAGAAATACTGACTGTCTCAATGGCGACATAAGCCATTAATAAATCATTAGCGCTGACTAATAGGCACATCCCGACCGTGGCAAACAGAAGAATGACGTAATATTCAGGCGCGATTTTATAGGAAGATTTCAAGGAGAATAAAATCGTAAAGAACGTTACCGCGATGCAAAACGCCTTAAAGAATATGGTGAATTTTCCCAACGCTATAGCACCGGAAAACAATGTATTTACGACGTCATTATGCCGGATGGACATCAAAACGACAAACGCCACGACCAAACCCATCAGGGCAAGCGGCGCCGCCATCCGCTTGCCCTTGCAGATGACGACTATAAGGATGACCAGCGCTTCAATGGACAGGACAAGCTCCGGCGTAAAGTAACGGACGCTTTCTAATAAATTCATAGTATTACCACGAAAGCACGAAAGATCTCATCACGAAGACACGAAAAATAAATATTCCGTGATTTCGTAACCATTTCGTGTTTTAGTGTTCCTATTTAATTAATTTTACCAGCTCGACAACCGAGCCGTTTATCAGGTTAATTATCGGCGTGGCATAGACGCCGACGTAGATAACTATCAAGCCCAAAGGCACCAGGGTAAACATCTCGCGGAAGTTTATTTCCGGCAAGTCCGCGTATTTCTCGTTCAAGAGGCCCAAGAACATCCTCTGCATTGCCCAGAGAAAATATCCGGCGGTCAAGACCACGCCGGTAACCGAGGCGATGGTGAATGCGGTATAGACCTTGAATGCGCCCAGGAAAACCAGTATTTCGCTGATGAATCCGCTCAATCCCGGTAATCCCATCGAGGCGAAGAAGGCAAACGAGGTCATCGCGGTATACAAAGGCATCCGGCTGGCCAAGCCGCCGAAGCCGTTGATATCGCGGTGATGCGCCCGGTCATAAATAACACCGGCTATCAAGAAGAGCATCGCGCTGATACAACCGTGGTTAAACATCTGAAGTATTGCGCCGTTTAATGCCATCTGCGCGCTTTCCGTCGGCGCATTAGCGGCTTTCATTCCGCAGGCCGCGGCAATGCCCAAGAGGCAAAAACCCATATGGCTGATGCTGGAATAGGCAATCATGCGCTTCAAATCAGTCTGCGCCATGGTGCACAATGCGCCGTAGATAATATTTATCATCCCGATGATTGCCATGACGATGGCAAAAGACATAGCCGCTTCCGGCAACATCGGAATTGAAATCCTCAAGATTCCGTAAACGCCCATCTTCAAGAGTATTGCCGCCAGGATAACGCTGATGGCGGTAGGCGCTTCGGTATGCGCATCCGGCAGCCACGTATGGAACGGGAAAGCCGGTATTTTTATGGCAAAGGCAATGTATAATCCGATAAATCCAACCAGCCACATTCCGCCTTTGAACATTCCGGCATTTTGAATCAATTGCGGGATGGAAAAAGTATTCGGCGTTGAGGCAAAATATAACGCCAGCATGACCAAGAGCATCAGGACGCTTCCTAATAAAGTGTAGAGGAAAAACTTGATGGCAGCATATTCACGGCGCGGACCGCCCCAGACGCCGATTAAGAAATACATCGGCAGTAATGTCAATTCCCAGAATACGTAAAAGAGAAAAAAGTCCAGCGCGCAGAAAACCCCCATCATGCCGGTATTGAGAATCATGTAAAGGATGTGATACCCCTTAACTCCTTTCTGGATATTCCAAGAGGCAAACAGCCCCAGGAAACAGACAAGCGGGGTTAAGAGAACCATGAGAATGCTGATGCCGTCAACTCCCAGATAATACTGGACATTAAAAGCCGGAATCCATTTGTATTGTTCCGTAAGCTGGAAACCGGTTGCATCGTTTTTATATATGGTTAAAAGATAAACTGTCAAAACCAACTGGACGGCCGTAAAGACTATCGATGTCCAGCGGATAGCCTTATGCCATTTGCCGGGCATAAAGAGAAGAAGAGGCACCGCCATGAGCGGCAGGAATATTAACAGGCTTAACATAAATTGTCTCCCTTATTTATATCAACTAATTATAATAAGTAAAAACAGGATAACCAAAACGAACACGCCGCCGGCTGCCCAAGCGAGATAGGTTTTAAGGTTTCCGGTCTGGGTCTGATTAACTGCTTCACCGCTGACCAGAACCGCCTGGCCGGTGGCGTTCACTGCCCCATCGACAAAGGTCTTATCGGTCCAGCCTGAACCAAAGGCAACGCCGACCGTCCCTTTGCCAAAGGCATTAACAATCCAATCTATGATTCCCAAATCTATCTTGTAAGCAAGCAGCCTGTTCAACCGCAAGAGATTATTCACGATAAGCGCCTGATAAATCTCATCCACATAATATTTATTGAGGAGCAAATTATACGCCAGCGGGAACCTCTGCGCTATCTTAACCGGCAGGTCCTTGCGTTTCA encodes:
- a CDS encoding NADH-quinone oxidoreductase subunit M, with translation MLSLLIFLPLMAVPLLLFMPGKWHKAIRWTSIVFTAVQLVLTVYLLTIYKNDATGFQLTEQYKWIPAFNVQYYLGVDGISILMVLLTPLVCFLGLFASWNIQKGVKGYHILYMILNTGMMGVFCALDFFLFYVFWELTLLPMYFLIGVWGGPRREYAAIKFFLYTLLGSVLMLLVMLALYFASTPNTFSIPQLIQNAGMFKGGMWLVGFIGLYIAFAIKIPAFPFHTWLPDAHTEAPTAISVILAAILLKMGVYGILRISIPMLPEAAMSFAIVMAIIGMINIIYGALCTMAQTDLKRMIAYSSISHMGFCLLGIAAACGMKAANAPTESAQMALNGAILQMFNHGCISAMLFLIAGVIYDRAHHRDINGFGGLASRMPLYTAMTSFAFFASMGLPGLSGFISEILVFLGAFKVYTAFTIASVTGVVLTAGYFLWAMQRMFLGLLNEKYADLPEINFREMFTLVPLGLIVIYVGVYATPIINLINGSVVELVKLIK
- a CDS encoding TonB-dependent receptor, which gives rise to MKHVFLGALCAFVVITPCIPVALADDSETIGVKREEADEIIVTASRHEEKVLESPYIAEVISAEEIQNQQMSRTTPEIFSSDPSITVQKTSQGQGAPFLRGFTGFRTLFMIDGVRLNNSAFRDGPNEYWNTVDSFTIGQLEIVKGPSSVLYGSDSIGGAVNALTPVPEKDGWHGRMVQRYSSADKSAVTRLESSYTVNKSLSFIAGASGKDFGDLAGGRYVGLQPETGYRENDYDIRLDYKLSSVDKLVLVYQKVTQPDAWRTHSTVYGISWRGTAIGTDKERSLDHARELFYVQYHKDEAGWMGDKAKFSFSYQAQDEEQFRLRSNDKIETQGFTIGTAGFFAQAECKSSLGYLSYGVEFYRDNANSFARNYKSDGTLESIGIQGSIADNATYDMGGVYIQDEYALTQKMTVTAGTRYTKVDVSADKGYDPNTKKQISLEDNWSSLVGNLRLAYLANENWNIFGGVSQGFRAPNLSDLSRLDIALSNEIEMPSPGLKPEYFTTIETGAKARYETFSVQGAVFHTNIKDMIVRYPTGNVVSGKNEVQKANIGDGFIYGGELSGKYEIDNQWSIFAGAGCQRGAVDTYPTSALVKEEKPMSKIPPPAFTFGGRWENVDSKTWLEGMVKIADRQDRLSPLDKLDTQRIPPDGTPGYTIYNLKGGTRLNKYFNISAGVENITGRDYRIHGSGNNESGTNFIVTIEGLF
- a CDS encoding RNA polymerase sigma factor; this encodes MSNTPDDIQLMALVKDGNLDAFRQIMERHQNSLLNFFRRSGADIYRAEDCVQETFIKLYNYRRKYKATAKFTTFLYTLARHSWADECRKNKFRHRDTPYLRYGTPYYSGVPEAKRSGAEDTEAISDSKQDCSDKKLDIEMALGKLSDKLRETIILNVYQGLDYQEIAEVLEIPLGTVKSRMSAAFEELRKILGEDEHE
- a CDS encoding zf-HC2 domain-containing protein, whose amino-acid sequence is MKCKWQDEIIAYLQNELDEAPGISFEQHLKGCPDCSKRLDDYRQINQKLKCVPQDTVKGNIQEKVLAAIKSQPSTKPQLRRDNLTHPVPSGHPSQEGIFPQVPSKKRGFRGVFMFSSISSKSSTFLRLVIAAGILLLLGAGIFILSQSREIKPVIQNTPACATADRPANSETITKALDWLANNQDETGKWPAEKWGGDKQYEIALTGLSIMALDGAEPNLRKRYVPNIDKGIKYLIDRQSADGSFGPKFTGTPYNHGIATVCLLENYALSKDNKLKAPVNGALNYISWTQKADGGWGYLASQDELPNTAVSFWSIHALLLANSMDFGDLTPSIKKGFEWLSGISDETGRPGYSKTSEFPYGAETLSAMTAFCYTYGGEKYLPDKEKYRKLFNYLSVETTASNEVNYYRSYFMSYVRHPSMDAWRNNLFATLSKTQCQADILTGSWDPSDKWGEVGGRVYTTALASLSLEATTRGERLKNQFTTR
- a CDS encoding NADH-quinone oxidoreductase subunit N, which produces MNLLESVRYFTPELVLSIEALVILIVVICKGKRMAAPLALMGLVVAFVVLMSIRHNDVVNTLFSGAIALGKFTIFFKAFCIAVTFFTILFSLKSSYKIAPEYYVILLFATVGMCLLVSANDLLMAYVAIETVSISSYILTSFVKGNSKSSEAGLKYVIYGAIASGIMIYGMSLLYGVAGSTNFMAIRQYLSGASTSPLLITITLLILVGFGYKIAAVPFHMWCPDVYEGAPTPITAFLSVGPKAAGFAILIRFLSILFEPSGPTMFNVAFVWQPMLIVISILTMVVGNLGALKQTNLKRLLAYSSIAHCGYMLMGVVLSTREGWEAVILYFVVYFFMNLGAFLVVIAVEEKTGSADIKEYRGLGWRMPLVGIIMAIFLFSLTGLPPLAGFIGKLYIFKAVIEKALLETGWYYLGINVWYWLAVIGAMNSVIALYYYARVIRAMFLETPSEAAGLPSRVSLYYSILLVIFVIPVLALGVYWVPLWNIVKASIGDLIQI